The following proteins are encoded in a genomic region of Fibrobacter sp. UWEL:
- a CDS encoding Gfo/Idh/MocA family protein produces MQKAFEIAFIGGGVNSAIGEVHKAASQMDGRFKLVAGAFSTHVDVNKQTAEVWGVAPDRVYADYKELLVAEKGKLDAVVVLAPTDYHEEIVVAALRAGFAVICEKSLATSVAEGNAIADAVAETKQFFCTTYNYTGYPMVRELKQWIEDGKLGKIQQVQVEMPQEGFLRLGSNGAPPKPQAWRLKDTVIPKISLDLGSHLHNMVYFLTGERPTRIIADEATYGLFPQIVDNVGALVRYTNDVRAQIWFSKTALGNRNGLRIRVYGSEGSAEWFQLEPETLKVCDLQGRVSLSDRTGDVKIANLPRYNRFKAGHPAGFIEAFANYYRDIADCLEQFRATGSFTSKYVCGIKTSLEGLAMMEAAAISAKSQKWEDI; encoded by the coding sequence TCACAAGGCCGCAAGCCAGATGGATGGCCGCTTTAAGTTGGTGGCCGGTGCCTTTAGTACCCACGTCGATGTGAACAAGCAGACCGCCGAAGTTTGGGGTGTTGCGCCGGATCGTGTTTACGCGGATTACAAGGAATTGCTGGTCGCGGAAAAGGGCAAGCTGGACGCAGTTGTGGTTTTGGCTCCCACGGATTATCACGAAGAAATTGTGGTGGCTGCATTGCGTGCGGGCTTTGCCGTGATTTGCGAAAAGTCCTTGGCCACAAGTGTTGCCGAGGGCAATGCCATTGCGGATGCGGTGGCCGAGACGAAACAGTTTTTCTGCACCACTTATAATTACACCGGATATCCCATGGTCCGCGAATTAAAGCAGTGGATCGAGGATGGAAAGCTGGGCAAGATCCAGCAGGTCCAGGTGGAAATGCCTCAGGAAGGATTCTTGCGCCTGGGCAGTAACGGTGCACCGCCGAAACCCCAGGCCTGGCGCCTGAAGGATACGGTGATCCCCAAGATTTCTCTGGACTTGGGAAGTCACTTGCACAATATGGTTTATTTCTTGACGGGTGAGCGCCCCACTCGAATTATCGCGGATGAGGCGACTTATGGTTTGTTCCCGCAGATTGTGGACAACGTGGGTGCTTTGGTTCGTTATACGAATGACGTTCGCGCTCAGATATGGTTCAGCAAGACTGCGCTGGGCAACCGCAATGGTTTGCGTATCCGTGTGTACGGTAGTGAAGGTAGTGCTGAATGGTTCCAGCTGGAACCGGAAACACTGAAGGTTTGTGACCTGCAGGGTCGTGTCTCGTTAAGTGATAGAACGGGTGATGTAAAGATTGCCAATCTACCGCGATACAACCGCTTTAAGGCTGGGCATCCCGCAGGTTTTATCGAGGCGTTCGCCAACTACTATCGTGATATCGCCGACTGTCTGGAACAGTTCCGCGCGACGGGTTCCTTCACGAGCAAGTACGTATGCGGCATCAAGACTTCGCTGGAAGGCCTCGCCATGATGGAAG